A genomic window from Sorex araneus isolate mSorAra2 chromosome 2, mSorAra2.pri, whole genome shotgun sequence includes:
- the LOC129402435 gene encoding olfactory receptor 2G3-like yields the protein MEQNNETDNGYFVLLGFSDQPRVEFILFVLVLVSYLLTIVGNSAIILVSRLDAKLQTPMYFFLTNLSLLDLGFTTSTVPQLLWNLKGPSKTITWTGCAIQLYVGLSLGSTECVLLTIMAFDRYVAVCKPLNYTTIMHPSFCKALAGVAWASGLGNSLIQVSITLRLPRCGRHRLDHFVCEVPAMVKLSCVDIHANEVQLFVATLVLILIPMSLILLSYGLIVQAVVKLKSVQAWRKALGTCGSHLIVVSFFFGTSSVIYIKPQKYYGYVDGKFLTLFYAVFTPTLNPLIYTLRNKDVKGALRRLLRIDEK from the coding sequence atggaacaaaacaatgaaacagataATGGATATTTTGTCTTGCTCGGATTCTCAGACCAGCCCCGAGTGGAGTTCATCCTCTTTGTGTTGGTTTTGGTCTCCTACCTTCTGACGATTGTTGGGAACTCAGCCATCATCCTGGTGTCCCGCCTGGATGCCAAACTCCAGacacccatgtatttcttcctcacCAACCTCTCCTTACTGGACCTGGGCTTCACAACCAGCACTGTCCCTCAGTTACTGTGGAATTTGAAGGGACCATCCAAGACCATCACATGGACTGGCTGTGCCATCCAACTCTACGTGGGCCTGTCCTTGGGTTCCACGGAATGTGTCCTCCTGACTATCATGGCATTTGATCGCTATGTAGCTGTGTGCAAACCTCTCAATTACACCACCATCATGCACCCCTCCTTCTGCAAGGCCCTAGCAGGAGTGGCATGGGCGAGTGGATTAGGAAATAGTCTCATCCAAGTATCGATCACACTTCGACTTCCTCGATGTGGGCGTCATCGTCTGGATCACTTTGTATGTGAAGTGCCTGCCATGGTCAAGTTGTCATGTGTTGACATACATGCAAATGAGGTCCAgctttttgtggccacactagtTCTCATCCTTATTCCAATGTCACTGATACTGCTCTCCTATGGCCTCATTGTGCAAGCAGTGGTAAAACTTAAGTCAGTCCAAGCTTGGCGCAAGGCTCTTGGGACCTGTGGCTCTCATCTGATAGTGGTGTCCTTCTTCTTTGGGACCAGCTCGGTCATATACATCAAACCACAGAAGTACTACGGCTATGTCGACGGAAAGTTCCTTACACTCTTCTATGCAGTTTTTACTCCCACCCTTAATCCCCTCATATATACTCTCAGGAATAAGGATGTGAAGGGAGCTCTGAGGAGATTGTTGAGAATAGATGAAAAGTGA